The Phycisphaeraceae bacterium genome includes a window with the following:
- the rpsD gene encoding 30S ribosomal protein S4 translates to MANYTGPKVKLSRRVGVPIVDLPKHTNKRQLNPPGMHGFRGRRLRDYGVRLNEKQKLRYHYNVLEKQFRIYMAKATRTQGNTGDVLLSLLEQRLDNIIRRLGWARSIWAARQMVAHGHVAINGRKTDRPSYQVRVGDEITVIRRKRESSKRTVEDLIRENLESLPGHEVPGWLTFDPSTLTAKALSIPTSDQVPFEVNMNLVIEFYR, encoded by the coding sequence ATGGCAAACTACACCGGACCGAAGGTCAAGCTCTCCCGCCGCGTCGGCGTCCCGATCGTCGACCTGCCCAAGCACACGAACAAGCGTCAACTCAATCCCCCAGGCATGCACGGCTTCCGCGGCCGGCGTCTGCGGGACTACGGCGTCCGCCTGAACGAGAAGCAGAAGCTCCGCTACCACTACAACGTGCTGGAGAAGCAGTTCCGCATCTACATGGCCAAGGCCACCCGCACGCAGGGCAACACCGGCGACGTGCTTCTGTCGCTGCTCGAGCAACGGCTGGACAACATCATCCGCCGTCTCGGCTGGGCGCGCTCGATCTGGGCGGCCCGGCAGATGGTCGCCCACGGGCACGTCGCCATCAACGGCCGCAAGACCGACCGACCCTCGTATCAGGTCCGCGTGGGTGACGAGATCACCGTCATCCGCAGGAAGCGCGAGAGCTCGAAGCGGACTGTCGAGGACCTGATCCGTGAGAACCTCGAGTCGCTCCCCGGCCATGAGGTCCCCGGCTGGCTGACCTTCGACCCCTCGACCCTGACCGCCAAGGCGCTCTCAATCCCCACCTCGGATCAGGTGCCCTTCGAGGTCAACATGAACCTCGTCATCGAGTTCTACCGCTAA
- a CDS encoding S41 family peptidase, producing MNVIKPVDAVSPKRRFWGNIALISVFSAMVFVTLGTSLARSSTGDQLSLLVDVRHWILNSYVEDVEGQDLTEAAINGMIESLGDPYTSYFPPEDLESFNESIEGQFSGIGAEVDMKEGRLRIVSPLEDSPAWQAGVLAGDMVLEIDGESTEGLSLRECVSRLKGLEGTDVTILVRHLSGEEAEITITRAVIKVATVRGIARDADLHETYWLDADRKIAYVRLTQFGQRSADELAAVLTDLRDQGMEALVLDLRFNLGGLLTGAQAISDMFLTEEQTIVSVRNRQGDEQFAKSTAETILPETPVVLLVNEISASASEIVAGALKDNGRARLVGVRTFGKGSVQQVRELDGGRSALKLTTAYYYIPSGRKIHRVEDAEKWGVDPSDGCWVSMTPEEVRALIEVRREAAIDRGENGTPVRSTWTSEAIKEDLKDPQLAAALDSVTGYLTEGNWPEVGQNNDDAVVTLMRRASLERRRDLLRETLEDVEEELEKLDKPTEAASVPEDVVDEAMAPDSATP from the coding sequence ATGAACGTGATCAAACCTGTCGATGCGGTGTCGCCCAAGCGGCGTTTCTGGGGCAACATCGCGCTGATTAGCGTGTTCTCAGCCATGGTCTTCGTCACGCTGGGTACCAGTCTCGCGCGGTCATCGACCGGCGATCAACTGAGCCTGCTGGTGGACGTTCGGCACTGGATCCTCAACAGCTACGTCGAGGATGTGGAGGGCCAGGACCTGACCGAGGCGGCGATCAACGGGATGATCGAATCACTGGGTGATCCGTACACGAGCTACTTCCCGCCTGAGGATCTCGAGAGTTTCAACGAATCGATCGAGGGCCAGTTTTCGGGGATCGGTGCGGAAGTGGATATGAAGGAGGGGCGGCTGCGAATCGTGAGCCCGCTGGAGGATTCGCCGGCGTGGCAAGCGGGGGTGCTGGCTGGCGACATGGTGTTGGAGATCGATGGCGAGTCGACCGAAGGCTTGTCGCTGCGGGAGTGCGTCAGCAGGCTCAAGGGTTTGGAGGGCACGGATGTCACGATCCTGGTCCGTCATCTCTCGGGTGAAGAGGCCGAGATCACCATCACGCGAGCTGTGATCAAGGTCGCGACGGTGCGCGGGATCGCTCGCGATGCGGATTTACACGAGACCTACTGGCTCGATGCCGATCGAAAGATCGCTTACGTCCGCCTGACGCAGTTTGGTCAGCGATCGGCGGACGAGTTAGCGGCGGTGCTCACCGACCTGCGTGATCAGGGGATGGAAGCGCTGGTGCTCGACCTGCGGTTCAACCTTGGCGGGTTGCTGACCGGTGCCCAGGCGATCTCGGACATGTTTCTGACCGAGGAACAGACGATCGTGTCGGTGCGGAATCGTCAGGGGGATGAGCAGTTTGCTAAGTCGACGGCTGAGACGATTCTGCCGGAGACGCCCGTAGTCCTGCTGGTCAACGAGATCAGTGCGTCGGCATCGGAGATTGTCGCGGGCGCACTCAAGGACAACGGGCGGGCCCGGCTGGTTGGCGTGCGGACGTTCGGCAAGGGCTCGGTGCAGCAGGTGCGTGAGCTGGATGGCGGGCGGTCGGCGTTGAAGCTCACAACGGCGTACTACTACATCCCTTCGGGCCGGAAGATCCATCGGGTCGAGGACGCGGAGAAATGGGGTGTGGACCCGTCGGATGGGTGCTGGGTGAGCATGACGCCTGAAGAGGTGCGGGCGCTGATTGAGGTGCGTCGAGAGGCGGCGATTGATCGCGGAGAGAACGGGACGCCGGTGCGTTCGACGTGGACCAGCGAAGCGATCAAGGAAGACCTCAAGGACCCGCAGCTCGCCGCGGCACTCGATTCGGTGACCGGTTATCTAACCGAGGGCAACTGGCCGGAGGTCGGGCAGAACAACGATGACGCCGTGGTCACGCTGATGAGACGAGCGTCGCTGGAACGCCGGCGTGATCTGCTGCGGGAGACGCTGGAGGATGTCGAGGAGGAGCTTGAGAAGCTCGACAAGCCGACCGAGGCGGCTTCGGTGCCGGAGGATGTGGTCGATGAGGCCATGGCACCGGACAGTGCCACGCCTTGA
- the tsaD gene encoding tRNA (adenosine(37)-N6)-threonylcarbamoyltransferase complex transferase subunit TsaD has protein sequence MSDRVLVLGLETSCDETSAAVVADGVRVLGHVVASQHDLHAEYGGVVPEIASRAHLERLLPVIRSTLNQSGVGLDDINAVAVGNRPGLIGSLLVGVSAAQALAWSLGVPLIGVDHVQAHLYAGRLIEANDRQQIAEAHENEGASLGLVVSGGHTSIYELGEGLVAREIGRTIDDAVGEAFDKAAVILGLGFPGGPAVERCAREGDASRVDLPVSMLGKESLDFSFSGLKTALLYRVRGQPKTVNGKPVFERAFEDLGDQERADLAAGFQRAAVAAVIKKLSRAVEQKRANGEEVSRLVTGGGVTANGHLRNELRAWGQREVVEVVIPAMAYCVDNAAMIAGLGTQRFLAGERDGLDLAAVATTSLR, from the coding sequence TTGAGTGATCGCGTACTGGTTTTAGGCCTGGAGACGAGCTGCGACGAGACGTCGGCGGCGGTGGTGGCGGATGGTGTTCGCGTGCTCGGTCATGTGGTGGCGTCACAGCACGATCTGCACGCGGAGTACGGCGGCGTGGTGCCGGAGATCGCGAGCCGGGCTCATCTGGAGCGATTGTTGCCGGTGATCCGGAGCACGCTGAATCAGTCCGGCGTCGGGCTCGATGACATCAACGCCGTGGCAGTGGGGAATCGGCCGGGGCTGATCGGGTCGCTGCTTGTTGGGGTGTCGGCGGCACAGGCGCTGGCGTGGTCACTCGGCGTTCCGCTGATCGGGGTGGATCATGTGCAGGCGCATCTCTATGCGGGCAGGCTGATTGAAGCTAACGATAGGCAACAGATTGCTGAAGCCCATGAGAACGAAGGGGCGAGCTTGGGCCTGGTCGTGTCAGGCGGGCATACGAGTATCTATGAGTTAGGCGAGGGGCTGGTCGCGCGGGAGATCGGGCGGACGATTGATGACGCGGTCGGCGAGGCGTTTGATAAGGCGGCGGTGATTCTCGGTTTGGGCTTCCCAGGCGGGCCGGCGGTCGAGCGATGTGCCCGTGAGGGTGATGCTTCGAGGGTTGACCTGCCGGTGTCGATGCTGGGCAAGGAGAGCCTGGATTTCTCGTTCAGCGGGCTCAAGACGGCGCTGCTCTATCGGGTGCGTGGGCAGCCCAAGACGGTGAATGGCAAGCCGGTGTTCGAGCGAGCGTTCGAGGACCTAGGTGACCAAGAGCGGGCCGACCTGGCTGCGGGGTTTCAGCGAGCGGCGGTGGCGGCGGTCATCAAAAAGCTCTCGCGGGCGGTCGAGCAGAAGCGGGCGAATGGCGAGGAGGTGTCGCGGCTGGTCACTGGCGGCGGGGTCACGGCCAACGGTCATCTCCGCAACGAGCTGCGGGCGTGGGGCCAGCGCGAGGTGGTCGAGGTCGTTATCCCGGCGATGGCGTACTGCGTCGATAACGCGGCCATGATCGCTGGGCTGGGGACGCAGCGATTTCTCGCTGGCGAGCGCGATGGGCTCGACCTCGCGGCGGTGGCGACGACCTCGCTGCGTTGA
- a CDS encoding MBL fold metallo-hydrolase, producing MSLELLFMGSGTSAGVPMIGCDCRVCRSDDPRDQRSRSSAVVEWIDDGGIARRVLIDATPELRAQCLREDITRLDAVVYTHGHADHVMGTDDLRRFNAVQQEALDIYADEATFEVLGRMFTYIFDSSINLNKSFVATLIPHRVEHGVSFELHGARWTPLLLYHGRMPITGYRIDHGGRSIGYCTDVSSIPPESLPLLEGLDVLVLDGLRHKHHPTHLTIERACEYAERLGVSKCYLTHIGHEVSHAEVSEGLPEGVFLGSDGLRV from the coding sequence ATGTCACTTGAGTTGCTGTTTATGGGTAGTGGAACCTCGGCAGGCGTACCGATGATCGGCTGCGATTGCCGGGTATGCCGGTCCGACGACCCGCGCGATCAACGGAGTCGGAGTAGTGCGGTGGTGGAGTGGATCGATGACGGCGGGATCGCTAGGCGGGTGCTGATTGATGCGACGCCCGAGCTGCGGGCGCAGTGTCTGCGTGAGGACATCACCCGTCTCGATGCGGTGGTCTACACGCACGGGCATGCGGATCATGTGATGGGGACGGATGACCTCCGGCGGTTCAACGCGGTCCAACAGGAGGCGTTGGACATCTACGCGGACGAGGCGACCTTTGAGGTGCTCGGACGGATGTTCACCTACATCTTCGATTCGAGCATCAACCTCAACAAGAGCTTCGTGGCGACGCTGATCCCCCACCGGGTGGAGCACGGCGTGAGCTTCGAGCTTCACGGGGCCCGGTGGACCCCCCTGCTGCTGTACCACGGCCGGATGCCGATCACGGGGTACCGGATCGACCACGGTGGGCGGAGCATCGGGTACTGCACGGACGTGTCGAGCATCCCGCCGGAGAGCCTGCCGCTGCTCGAAGGCTTGGACGTGCTGGTGCTCGACGGGCTGCGGCACAAGCACCACCCGACGCACCTGACGATCGAGCGGGCGTGCGAGTACGCGGAGCGCTTGGGCGTAAGCAAGTGCTACCTGACCCACATCGGCCACGAGGTGAGTCACGCGGAGGTGAGTGAGGGGCTGCCGGAGGGGGTTTTTCTCGGCTCCGACGGCCTTAGAGTCTGA